One segment of Prionailurus bengalensis isolate Pbe53 chromosome X, Fcat_Pben_1.1_paternal_pri, whole genome shotgun sequence DNA contains the following:
- the LOC122477891 gene encoding spindlin-2, whose amino-acid sequence MKTLHKKAAADQQTRETDDHHIGSANMRKKKTCQKKQRGRPSSQLRRNIVGSRISHGWKEGNEPITQWKGTVLDQVPINPSLYLVKYDGIDCVYGLELHRDERILKLKILPDKVPCSRVTDVCLANTIIGKAVEHMFEGEHGSKDEWRGMVLAQAPIMKAWFYITYEKDPVLYMYQLLDDYREGDLRIMPESSESPPTEREPEGVIDGLIGKHVEYTKEDGSKRTGKVIHQVEAKPSVYFIKFDDDFHIYVYDLVKKS is encoded by the coding sequence ATGAAGACCCTTCACAAAAAGGCAGCTGCAGATCAGCAAACCAGGGAAACTGATGATCACCACATTGGATCTGCAaatatgaggaagaaaaagacctGTCAAaagaagcagaggggcagacCTTCATCCCAGCTCCGAAGGAACATAGTGGGCAGCAGAATTTCACATGGATGGAAAGAAGGCAATGAGCCCATCACGCAGTGGAAAGGAACCGTTCTGGATCAGGTGCCTATCAATCCCTCTCTTTACCTGGTCAAATATGATGGAATTGACTGTGTCTATGGACTGGAACTTCACAGAGATGAAAGGATTTTAAAGCTTAAAATCCTTCCTGATAAGGTGCCATGTTCTCGAGTCACAGATGTGTGCCTTGCAAATACCATAATTGGGAAAGCTGTGGAACATATGTTTGAGGGTGAGCATGGTTCCAAAGATGAATGGAGGGGAATGGTCTTAGCCCAAGCACCTATCATGAAAGCCTGGTTTTATATTACCTATGAGAAGGATCCTGTCTTATACATGTACCAGCTTCTAGATGATTACAGAGAAGGAGACCTCCGTATCATGCCAGAGTCCAGTGAGTCTCCTCCaacagagagggagccagaaggAGTTATAGATGGCCTCATAGGTAAACATGTGGAATATACCAAAGAAGATGGCTCCAAAAGGACAGGCAAGGTCATTCACCAAGTGGAAGCCAAACCCTCTGTGTATTTCATCAAGTTTGATGATGATTTCCATATCTATGTCTATGATTTGGTGAAAAAGTCCTAA